The genomic segment ACGGCCGGTCTTCGGCATCGACCTCGCGGTGGAGGCCCTCGCCCCGCCGCCCCCGGCCGAGCGTCGGCGCACCCCGGCGCGCGGAGGCGCCCATGTCGTCGAACCGCCGCTGCGCGTGGTGCTGCTCGCCCAGGACCGGGCGGGCTGGGCACGGCTGTGCCGCATCACCTCGGCGGCGCACGCCGGCGCGGTGTCCGGTGCGGCGCCGGTGGTGCCGTGGACCGCGCTGCGTGAGCACGGCGGCCCCGGTCTGACCGTGCTGCTGGGCCCGCTGTCGGAGCCGGTACGGGCGCTGGCGGCGGGCCGCGAGGACGTCGCGGTGAAGCTGCTGGCGCCGTGGCGGCAGCTCTTCGGGGCCGGGCTGCGGCTGGAGGCCGTGGCGTACCAGCGCGGTGGCACGGGCCCGGGGTCGCTGCGGCTGGCCGCCCGTACCCTGGCGCTGGCCGACCGTACCGGCGTCACCGCCGTGCTCTCCAACGCGGTCCGCTACGCCGACCCCGCCCAGCACCGCCTGGCCGACGTGCTGGACGCCGCACGGCTGCTGCGCCCGGTCGACCGGCGCCGCCTGGACAGCGGGCAGCGCTGGCTCAAGGGCGAGGGCGCCATGGTCGCCGTCGCCCGCGCGGTCGCCGCGTCCGCCGGTCTTGACGACCGCCGGGCGCGCCGGCTCCTCGCGGACACCGCCGCGACGGCCGCCGGATGCGTCCTCGACCCGGTGGCGGACCTGGGGCTGGGCACCCACCACTTCCCGGAGGCGTCACTCTTCGGCGCCGGGCCGGATTCCGGGGGCGCCGCCCGGCTGCTGCGGACACGCGCCGAGGCGGGTCTGGTCCGCCGGGGCCTGGACCGCGACGCGGACGCCCGGGAGCGGCTGGACATGGAGCTCGGGGTGATCTCCCGGCTGGGGTACGACTCGTACTTCCTCGCCGTCGGCCAGGTGGTGGCGGACATCCGGGAGCTGGGCATCCGGGTCGCGGCCCGGGGTTCCGGGGCGGGCTCGATGGTCTGCCACACCCTGGACATCGCCACCGCCAACCCGCTGGAGCACCGGCTGCTGTTCGAACGCTTCCTCAGCGAGCGGCGCCGTTCGCTCCCGGACATCGACATCGACGTGGAGTCGGCGCGGCGGCTGGAGTGCTACGACGCGGTCTTCGCCCGGTTCGGCAAGGAGCGGGTCGCGGTCACCGCGATGCCCGAGACCTACCGGGCCCGCCGGGCGCTGCGGGACACCGGTCTCGCGCTCGGCATCGCTCCGGACGAGGTCGACCGGATCGCCAAGAGCTTCCCGCACCTGCGGGCCTCGGACATCACCGGCGCCCTCGCCGAGCTGCCCGAGCTGCGGCAGCTGGCGTCGCAGGCGAAGCGGTACGGACCGCTGTGGGAGCTCGCCGAGGGACTCGACTCCCTGGTGCACGGGATGGCCATGCACCCGTGCGGCGTGATCATCAGCGACGCGGGCCTGCTGGACCGGCTGCCGGTGCAGCCCACCCCGCAGGGCGACTACCCGATGGCCATGGCCGCGAAGGAGGAGGTGGAGGCGCTGGGCAACATCAAGCTCGACGTGCTCGGGGTGCGGATGCAGTCCGCGATGGCCCACGCCGTCGACGAGATCGAACGCGCGACCGGCGGCCGGATCGACCTGGACGACCCGGAGCAGGTGCCGCTCGACGACGTCTTCGCGTTCAAGCTGATCCAGCAGAGCGAGACGATCGGGCTGTTCCAGCTCGAATCGCCCGGTCAGCAGGACCTGCTCTCCCGTCTCCAGCCCCGCAACCCGCAGGACGTCATCGCCGACATCAGCCTCTTCCGTCCCGGCCCGGTCGCCGGAGGCATGCCCGAGCGGTACGTCGCCGCGCGGCACGGCCGGGCCCCCGCCTACGCCCACCCGGACCTCGAACCGGTGCTCGCCGACACCTACGGCGTGACCATCTGGCACGAGCAGATCATCGAGACCCTCTCCGTGATGACCGGCTGCGACCGGGCGATGGCCGAGGTCGCCCGCCGGGCGCTCGGCGACCGCAAGCGGCTGCCCGCCATCGGCAGGTGGTTCCACGACCGCGCGTCGGCCCGGGGGTACGGCCCCGAGGTCCGGGCGAAGGTGTGGGCGACCGTGGAGGCGTTCGGCGCCTACGGTTTCTGCCGCGCGCACGCGGTGGCCTTCGCCGTACCGGCGCTGCAGAGCGCCTGGCTCAAGGCTCACCACCCGGCGTTCCTCCTCGCCGGGCTGCTCGAACACGACCCCGGGATGTGGCCCCGGCGCGTCATCGTCGCCGACGCCCGCCGCCGGGGCGTGCCCGTGCTGCCCGTGGACGTCAACCGCTCCCGTGCCCGGTACGTGGTGGAGCGGGCCGGCGACGAGCGGTGGGGGGTGCGGCTCGCGCTGTCCTCCGTACGCGGCATCACCGAGGACGAGAGCGCCCGGATCGAGGCGGGCGCGCCCTACGACTCGCTGTCGGACTTCTGGCAGCGGGCCCGCCCCAGCCGGCCACTGGCCGAACGCCTGGTCGAGATCGGTGCGTTCGGTGGGCTCGGTGACGGCCGGCTCACCCGGCGGGACCTGCTGCTGCACGTCGCCGAACTGCACCGGCAGTCCCGCGCCCGGTCCGCCGGCGACGGGCAGCTCGCCCTCGACGCGGGTGCGGCGGGCGGGGCGGAGCCGAGCGGTCTGCCGGAGATGACCGGCCGCGAGGCCCTGGACGCCGAGCTGAACACGCTGGGCATCGACGTGTCCCGGCACCTCATGGTCCACCACCACCGCCTGCTGCGGGAGATCGGCGCGACGGACGCCGCGCACCTGGCCGACGTGCGCCAGGGACAGCAGGTCCTCGTCGCCGGGGTACGGGCCTCCACGCAGACCCCGCCGATCGCCAGCGGCAAGCGGATCATCTTCGTCACCCTGGAGGACGGCTCGGGCATGGTCGACCTGGTCTTCTTCGAGGACTCCCACCCGGCGTGCGCGCACACCGTCTTCCACAGCGGGCTGCTGCTGGTGCGCGGCACCGTGCAGGTACGCGGCAACCGGCGGTCGGTCGTCGGCACCATGGCCTGGGACCTGGACCGGATCGCGGCGGCCCGCCGCGACGACGGCCCCGCCGCCGCGCTCGCGCTGCTCGGCGGGGAGCGCCCGCACCCGACGCCCGCGCAGCCGGGGCGCACCCTGGCCAACGGCACCTCGGGAGCCCGGCTGCACCCGTACGCCGACCTCCAGCCGGCCGGCAGCCGCTCGGCCGACCTGCGCAAGCTCGGCCACACCAGCCAGGGGAGCGCGGGATGACACCCCCTCGTCCGGCCGGACGCCACATCGCCCATCTCCACCTGCACCCCGTGCCGGACGAGGAGCGGTACGCCGACATCGTCGAGCTGATGTCCGGCATCACCCCGCACGTCCGGGCCGTGCCGCCCGACGCCGTCCAGCTCGACCTCACCTCGGCGCTGCGCTACTTCGGGCTGGCCCCGTACGACCTGGTGCAGATGGTCATGCTCCGGCTGTTCGCGCTGTACGGGATCGAGTGCGGCGCGGGGCTCGCGGGCAACCGCATGCTGGCCGCCATGGCGGCCGACGCGTCCGGGCCGGGGCACACCACGGAGGTCCCCGGCGACCGGGCGGACTCCTGGCTGCGCCCCCGCCCGGTCGCCGCGCTGCCCGGCGTCGGCCGCGCCACCGCGACCGCGCTCGGGCGGTACGGCGTGCACACCATCGGCCAGATCGCCGACCTGCCGCCACTGACCCTCCAGCGTCTGCTCGGCGCCGGTCCCGCCCGGCTGCTGGCCGAACGCGCGCACGGCCGCGACCCCCGCCCGGTCGTGCCGCAGGAGCCCGCCGCCCATCTCTCCGTCGATCTGGTGCTCGACCGGGACTGCCTCGACCCCGGCCTGCACCACCGGGCGGTGCTGGGGCTCGCCGAGCGGCTGGGCCAGGGCCTGCGCGCCGGGCACCGGGTCGCCGGGCGCCTGACGCTCACCGTGCGGTACGCCGACCGGACGTCCAGCACCCGTTCCCGTACCTCCCCCGAGCCCACCGGCCACTCCCCCCTTCTCGCCGCCACCGCCCTGGGGCTGCTGGACTCGCTCGGGCTGCAACGCGCCCGGGTGCGCGCCTACACGCTGCGCGCGGACGGCCTCTCGCCGGCCGAGGACGCCCCGCGCCAGCTCTCCCTGGACCCGGTCGACGACCGGTCCCGCGCCGCCGAGGCCGCCTCGGACCGGGCCCGCCGCCGCTTCGGCGCCGGGGCCGTACGACCCGCGACCCTGGCCCCGGCACCGGGCACGGCACCGGCCCGGGCACCGGCGGGGACGCCGACACCGCGCAGGCACCCGCCCGCCGCGTGAAGGGCGGCCGGGGAGCGGGGATGGGGTGAGACGCCGGGGAACGGGGGTGAGGGGCCGGGGAGCGTCCGCTCCTTGCGCCATTCGGCCCGCCCCGCCTGCGCGACGCGCCCCTCGCGCCGAGCGTGGAGGGCATGAACTTCGCCGGTGAGGTCAAACAGGCCGTCACTCCCCGGGCCGCCCTGCTCGTCCTCGGCGCGCTGGTCCTGCAACTGCTCTTCATCGCCTCCTACGTGGGCGCCCTGCACCGGCCGGTGGCCACCGACGTCCCCTTCGGTGTCGTGGCGCCCCCGCAGGTGTCCCAGCAGCTGACCACCGCGCTGGACGAGCTGCCGGGCGGCCCGCTGGACCCGCGCGCCGTGGACGACGCCGCCGAGGCGCGGCGGCAGATCATGAACCGCGAGATCGACGGCGCGCTGGTGGTGAACCCGTCCGGCACGACCGACACCGTGCTGGTCGCCTCCGGCGGCGGCTCCGCGCTCGCCAACTCCCTGGGGAAGATCACCACCGAGGTCCTGGCCCAGCAGCAGCGCACCGCCCGGATCGTGGACGTGGCCCCGGCCTCCTCCGACGACTTCGACGGGCTCTCGTCGTTCTACCTGGTCGTCGGGTGGTGCGTGGGCGGATACCTCTGCGCCTCGATCCTCGCGATCAGTGCGGGCTCCCGGCCGGCCAACGCGCGGCGCGCGCTCATCCGCACCCTGGCGATGGCGGTGTACGCGGTGCTGGGCGGCATCGGCGGCGCGCTCATCATCGGCCCCGTCCTCGGCGCGCTGCCCGGCAGCTTCTGGGGGCTGGCGGGGCTGGGCGCGCTGGTCGTGTTCGCCACCGGGATGATCACCCTCGCACTGCAGGCGCTGACCGGCATCGTCGGCATCGGGCTGGCCGTCCTGATCATCGTGATCGCGGGCAACCCGAGCGCGGGCGGCGCCTTCCCGCTGCCGATGCTGCCGGACTTCTGGCGCACGATCGGCCCGGCCCTGCCCCCGGGCGCGGGCACCTGGGTCGCCCGCTCGATCGCCTACTTCCGGGGCAACGCGGTCACCGGCTCCCTGCTGATCCTCTCCGCCTGGGCCGTCGTCGGTACGGCCCTGACCCTGCTGCTCTCCCTGCGGCACACCCGGACGAAGCCCGCAGGGGGCGCCTCAGACACCGCCGGGACCGGTCCCGGCGCACCAGGAACCCCGGGAGCACCTCCAGGGGGCGCACACACCGTATGACCCCGTTTCTCCCCCAACAGGTAGTGCGCACAAGGGCTTTGATGGCCCATCATCGAAAGGAGAGCTCGTACCGGGCGCGCCGCGCCCGGGCGGCCGGGCGACCTGAGGAGGTACGGGTGCGCAACCGGGTGCGCGTGGCGGACGGACGTCACCTGATCGTGGAGCGGCAGGGGGATCCGCGCGGAAGACCCGTCTTCCTGCTGCACGGAACCCCGGGCAGCCGGCTGGGACCCGCTCCGCGCGGCATGATCATGTACCAGCGCCAGACCCAGCTCATCACCTACGACCGGCCCGGCTACGGCGAGTCCGACCGGTGTCCGGGCCGCAGCGTGGGCGACGTCGCCGAGGACGTACGCGCCATCGCCGACGCCCTCGACCTGGAGCGGTTCGCCGTGGTGGGCCGCTCCGGCGGCGCCCCGCACGCCCTGGCCTGCGCGGCGCTGATGCCCGAGCGGGTGACCCGGGCGGCCGCCCTGGTGCCGCTGGCTCCCTGGGACGCCCCGGGGCTCGACTGGTTCGAGGGGATGGCCGCCTCCAACGTACTGGCGTACTCCACCGCGGCGGCCGACCCGGACAGTCTCACGGCGTCCTTCATCGTCCGCTCGGCCGAGATCCGGGTCGACCCGGTACGGCTCCTGGACGACCTGCGGCGCGAACTCACCGACTCCGACCGGGTGGTGGTCAACGACGCGGGCATCCGCTCGATGCTGCTGCGCAACTACAGCGAGGGCCTGCGCACTTCGGCGTACGGCTGGATCGACGACGCCCTCGCCTTCAGCCGGCCGTGGGGCTTCGACCCGGCCGACATCACCTGCCCGGTGATGCTCTGGCACGGCGAGCAGGACGTCTTCTCACCGGCCAGCCACTCCCGTTGGCTGGGGGGCCGGATCCCGGGCGCGACGACCGTGCTGGAACCGGCGGCGGCGCACTTCGACGCACTGTCTGTGCTTCCCCGCATCCTGAACTGGCTGCTGGACGGCCGCGAGGCCGGCGCGGGCTCGATGAACTGAGCAACCGTCCCGACCGGGAGGGGCGGGTCACCGACCGGGTGGCCCGCCCCTCCCGCGCGCTCACACCTGGATCGGTTCCAGCTCCCGTTCGAACCTCCTGCCGTCCCGTGCGATCCGCGTCATCGGATGGTCGTCACCGAGCTGGCGGGCCAGCTCCCCCACGATCCGCGCCCGCAGCTGCTGGGCCTCCTCGTGCCGGCCGAGGTCCTCCAGCGTGACCGCCGTGTTCCCCATCATGGCCAGCGCCTCCGGATGCTGCGCCCCGAGAGCCTTGCCGAGCTGTCCTGCGAGGAGCTGCTCCGTCTCCAGTACCAGCACCGCGTCCCCGAGCACCGCGGTCGCGCTGGCCAGGTTCATCACGCAGAAGAGCGTGTGCGGGTGGTCCCGGCCGAACAGCTCCCGCATCAGGTCGACGACCCGCCGCGACGTCCTGGCCGCCTCCTCGGCCTCCCCCGAGCCGAGCAGGTAGACGGCCAGGTTGTTCTGCGCGGCCAGGGTGTACGGGTGCCGCTCCCCCGGCACCACCAGGTACTGCTCGACCACCTCTCGCGCCGCGTCCCTCGCCTGCGACGTCTCACCGATCGCGTAGTAGTCGGCAGCCAGGTTGAGGTCGCAGGCCAGCGACTCCGGGTTGGGCGTGCTGTACTTCGCCCGGTACCTGGCCCGGGTGGCCAGCGTCAGCCTGCGGGCGTCCTCCAGCTGCCCCGCCCTGCGCAGCGCCACCGCGAGCGCCTTGGCGGCGGAGAGCGTGCCCGGGAAGGCGGGGCCGAGCGTCCTCTTGTAGCTGTCGTACGTACGGCTGAGCAGCGCCACGGAGTCCTCGTACCGGCCCACGTCGCGCAGGTCGCGGGCGAGGCTCACAGCGGAGGAGAGGCTGTACGGATGCTCCGCGCCGAGCACCTCGCTGCGCCGGTCGTACACCTCCTGGTCGATCTCCCGGGCCCGGGAGTACTGCCCGACCAGCCGCAGGTTGAGCGCCAGGTTGTTCGCCGCCGCGAGGGTCCTCGGGTGGCCCTCGTGGAAGATCTGCCCGAACCCCTCACGGGCCTCGTTGGCCAGCTCGATCGCCCGGCCGTACTCCCCGAGCATGCCGAGGTCGGTCGCCAGACTGCTCGTCGTCATGTAGGTGTGGGGGTGCTCCGCGCCCAGGATGTCGCGCTGCCGCTGGAGGGTGATCTCGTCGAGCTCCTTCGCCTCCACGTAACGCCCGCGCGAGCGGAAGATGTTGGAGATGTGGAAGCAGAGGTACAGGTACTGGATGTCCTCCTTGCCCAGCGTCTCCGCCCAGGCGGCGCGGAGTTCGGCGCCCAGCGCGCCCGCCGTGCGGACGTCGCCGCGCTTCCAGAGGTAGCGGACGCGGTCGATCAGCAGCCTGCGGGTCTCCGGCTCCCCGCAGTGGCGCGCCCCGGACGGGCCCAGGTGCGGCCAGATGGTGGCGAACCGCGCCCAGTTCTCCGGGTTGTCGATCGGCTCGTCGTCGTCCGGCCGGGCCCCGGCCAGGACGCGGTGGACCACGTGCCGGGCCTCCCGCTGCTCCTCCTCGCTGAGCTGCGCCTTGATGACGGCCTGCACCAGCCGGTGCACCTGGATCGAGTTGGAGACCTGGTCGACCTTGGCGAGCGCGAACCGGCCGATCTCCCGGATGACCCGGCCGAGGACGAGCTTCTCCTGGAGGGAGGAGTCGTACGGCTTGAGTGCCTCGATCATCTCCTTGCTGTAGAGGAGGCTCGCGCTGATCGGCTCGGGGGCGAAGAAGGCGCAGAGCTGGAGCAGCCGCACCGCGGCGGGCGACCGTTCCTTGAGCCGCTCGATGGAGACGTTCCAGGTGGCGGCCACGGGTTCCGGGTAGCCGGCCGGCTGGTTGAGGGACAGCACCTGGGCGGCCTGCTCGGCGAGCTGGTCGAGGTAGGTGTCGACGGGGGTCGCGGTCTCCGCGATCCAGGCGGCGGCCTGCTCGACGGCGAGCGGCAGGTCACCGACGGCCGTGGCGACCCGCCCGGCGTCCTCCTCGCTGAGTCCGGGTGCGCGGCGGCGGAGGTGTTCGACGGACTCCTCGCGCAGGAAGACGTCGACGGGCAGCGCGTCGCCGTGCTGCGACCAGGTCTGGTTCCGCGACGTCACCAGGATGTGGCCGGAGCCGCCCTGCGGGAAGTAGCGCCTGATCCGTTCGGGGTCGTCCGCGTTGTCGAAGACCAGCAGCCACCGGTCGGTGGGCACCCCGCGGCGCAGCAGGTCGACGGCTTCCTTGGAGGCCGCCGCCATGTCGTCACCGCCCTGCGTGCCCAGCCGGGCGGCGAGTTCCGCGAGTCCGGCGACCACGTCGTCGGTCTGCTCGGAGGAGATCCACCACACCAGGTCGTAGTCGGCCATGAAGCGGTGCACGTACTCCAGCGCCACCTGCGTCTTGCCGACGCCGCCGAGGCCGTACAGGGTCTGCGGCTGGGGCAGCACCACCGCCATGCCGCCGCCGAGCTGGTCGCGCATGCGTTCCAGTACCAGGGAGCGGCCGGTGAATCCGGGGTTGCGCGGCGGGGCGTTCCAGATCTTCGGGACCGTGCCGGGGAACCTGGGTCCCGGCGCCGACCCGTCGCCCAGGTGGGCCGGGCGGTCCAGCGCGCGCAGCAGGGCGGCCGCGGCGTGGGCCTCGTCGAGCCGGAAGAGGTCCACCGGGTTGCGGTCGATGTAGGCGGAGGTGAGCCGGACGTCTCCGACGCGGAACAGGATCTGGCGCCGGCCGCCGGTCTGGTCCTCGGTGCTGGAGCGCTGCCACAGTTCGGTGGCGCGCTGGGACTTGAGGTAGGCGCTGGAGAGCAGCACGACGGTGCGGGCGGCGGTCTCCGGCGCGGTGACGGGCGGTTCGCGGTCCTCGCGTTCGGTGGAGACGTCGCGCGGTACGACACGGAAGCCGGCCCGGGTGAGGACGGACTCGATCCAGTCCGCCCACATCCGGTTCTCCGCGACGTAGTTGAGGAAGATGTCGGCGGGGAGCGTGGGCCGGCGCCGGGTGAAGGCGTCGCGGATGCGCAGCCGGACGTCCTCCGCGACCGGCGGCATGGAGGTGACCTCCTGCTCGGTGACGACCGCCACGAGCCGTTCGAAGGCGGAGAGCAGCGAGTTGGTGAGCCCGGCTTCGTCGCCGAAGGTCGCGAGCGTCTCCTCGTACGCGTAGTAGGGGCGGTACGGGATCTCCACCGCACCCCAGTAGGCGGTGAGTTCGTCGCCGGACAGGTCGCGCGGCAGCCGGTCGAACTTGAAGCGGGCGAGGGCCCGTCCGGCGTCGGCCTTCTCCTTCTCGCCCTCGTCGATGCGCATCGGGACGGGGTAGATCGCGATCGGCCGCCCGCTGTAGCGCTCGGCCGTCTGGCGGGCCACGGAGGCGGCGCCGTCGATGGACTGGTCGCTGAGGGTGAAGCAGTCCACCAGCACGTCGGGGAGGTGGACGGTGCAGATGTCGGCGATGTCGCTGAGGCCGGTGCGGCTGTCGATGAGGACGTAGTCGTAGTTGGCCTTCATGTCGTCGCGCAGGGCGTCGAAGAAGCTTCCGCCGCCGAGCCGGTCGTAGAAGTTGTCCCAGTCGAACGTGGAGACGGCGGCGGAGTACTCGCGGTTCTGGCGGCCGGCCGAGACGAAGTCGAGGGTTCCTCCCCGGGGGAACTCCCAGCCGAGCGTCTCCGGTGTCAGGGAGACGGCGTGCTGCTGGATGCGCGCGTAGTCGCGGTGCCAGTCGTCGGGGCGCTGCGCGGGGCTGGTGGCGGCCCAGGCGTATTCGGTGATGAGGTCGATGACACCGGTGGTGGCGCCGAGGGTGGCGGGGTCGAGGAAGGGGTGGAAGAACCGGTGCAGGCCCGGCGCCTCCAGGTCCCAGTCGACGGCCAGGACCCGCTTGCCGTTGGCGGCCAGGATCCAGGCGGTGTTGGCCAGGGCCATGGTGCGCCCCGTGCCTCCCTTGTAGGAGTAGAAAGTGACGATCCGCCCGTCACGACCGGCTGTCATACGTCCTCCGCTTGCGTCCCAGGGTCGAGCGTGTCGGGTATGAACTGTGTGTGGCCCATGGGCCCCGTCAGCCGGGTGCGTTCACCGTGCCCGCCGCCGCTGCCGGGCGGGTAGACGGTCGCGTTGCGCAGGTACTGCTGCGCGGCGACTTCGACGACCTGCGGCAGGATCTGGCCGAACGCCTCCATGGTGGGTACTCCTTTGGCCGCGACGCGGCAGAAGGCGCGCCCCTGGCTCATCTTGACGGGCATGGTCTGTTCGAGGATCGCGGTGAGTTCCGCTTCCTCGGCGGTGCTCTGCGGGTCGTCGCGGTTCCACGGCACGACCAGGGTCACCCAGGGCCTGTTGTCGGCGTCGAACGCGGCGAGCCTGCGGCGGCGGTCCTCGTCCCGGAGCGCCCATCGGTCGAGTATGAGGATCTCCGGCGTGGTGGGGGCCCGCTTCTCCGCGGACAGTCCCTGGCCCTCGGACTGCCCCTGGTCCTCGTCGAACGAGCCGATCACGGCCTGGTAGTTGAGCGAGCGGACGAGTTCCTCGGTGACGTAGGCCAGCGGGCGCGCGGCGGCCGGGTGGTAGGGGTTCCAGTCCTGCGGGTTGTCGCCGTAGTAGGCCTCGTTCCGCCCGGGCGGGAGATCGTGGCGGGTGGGTGCGGCGATGGTGATGCGCATCGGCTTCGGCGCCCCCGCACCGCTGCTGCGGGACCCGAAGGCACTGGGGGCGAGGCGGTAGTCGACGGGTCTTCCGGTGTCGATCCGCACGGTGTCGGCGACGGTGACGATGCGCTTGGCCAGCTCGTACACGGCTCTTTCGTACTCCTGGGCGAAGAGCCGGAGCTTGATCAGGCCGTAGAGCCCGTCGCTGACGTAGCGTTCCCCGAAGTCCCGGTGGTTGAACTGGATGCGCTCGGCGGAGCCCGGTAACTGACTGGGCGGCACCGGCACCCAGAGCGCCGGGACGATCGCCTCGGCGGGCTGGTTGGAGCGGGCGCGATGATGGATCGCCCGCTGTTCGAAGGCGTACCACTCCTTGCCGCACATCTCGCTGGCGAAGTAGCGCGGCGAGAACAGCGGAACGAAGACCCGGCAGGTGGCGAGCACCGCGCCGAGCCGTTCCGACCAGCCCTCGCCGGATCGTATTTCCCGGTCCATGAACCCCGCGGTGGTGCCCGCGGGGAGATCGGTCATGGCCATCACATGGCCGCAGAGATCTTGGAAAAGGCGTTCGACCCACATGTCCGGGTCCGTTCCACCGCCGTACCCCGGTGTGTGCGCGTAACTGAGAAAGAAGTACGGCCGATGGTCCGACGCTCGCTGTTGCATCATGCGTGCACACGACCCCCGTCCTGTGTGAGCACCCACATCCGATGCTACGGAGTGAATGCGAGCGAATTCATCATTCCGGAGCGGGCCGCTCTCCACCCCTTCGATCTTCGGTCATTCACCGCCCCTTTTCAGTCATCTCCCCAGCAGCATCGATCACTTACCTTCTTGATCGAAGATTGTCCCGGAGTCGCCGTTCCTGCTGACCCCCTGCGCACCGCTGAGCTCTTTTCGGATCACGTCCAACAGACGCTTCCCGTGGACGGTCGCCTCGGGAGCCTCTTCCAGCAGGTCGAGCGCTTCCTGCACACCCGCGGGGAATTCCGGATCGAAGAGCCCGACGCCCACCCGCTCATGGGTCTCGGCCAGCAGACGGGAGAACGGAAGGGCGGTCCCGTCCCAGGGCGACAGATACTCCCAGTCCCCGTCCGCCGCGTACAGGTCCGTGACGTCGCGCAGGGCCCGCAGCTCGCTCCTGCGGTGGGCCCGCACCATCTCGACCGCCGTTCCTGGGCCGTCGGCGTCCACCGGGACCCCGAGCGCTCCATGGCCGCGAGGCCGCTCGGCCCGGCAGCCCCGGGTCAGCGGGGTGACGGTGGTCACCGCCTCCGCCATGGCCGTGGCCATCGCCGGAGCCACCGCCTCGATCCGGGCCCAGGCGCCGGCGAGCGCCTCCCCGAAGGCCTCGAAGACCTCGGGCTCCAGACGGTCCGCGGCGGGCGCCGCGTGGCAGTCGCGGTAGGGGTCGAGATCGTCGACGGCCCAGCCGGGCAGCCCGGCCACCGCGAGCCGGCGGACCGGCCGCCAGCCGCCGCCCGGCTCCCCGAACGCGACGCGCAGTTCCTCGCCGCTCCCGCGCTCCACCACGAAGCCCTCGGGCACGCCCCGGACGAGGACCGTCCCGTGGTCGCCCGCACCGCCGAGCGTCAGCTCGCCGAGGGTGGGCAGGAACAGCCCGCCTCCCCGGTGGACCACCGGCACGGGGTCCGTCAGGCCGGCCCGCAGGGCCGCCGCGGCCACGTACGAGGTGAGCCGCGAGGCCTCCGCGACGGCCCGGTCCGGGTCGGAGTGGAGCCCCTCCACGGTCTCCTGGAGCCAGGAACGCGCGTACGGATGGGCGAGCACGCGGTCGAGGCCGGCGGCCCCCGCCTCCGACTCCTCCAGGACGCCCGCCGTCTCCCACGCCCGCGCCCACGGCTCACCCCCGAGCCCGTCGAGCAGCGCGTGGAGGCCGGCCAGCAGCGTGCGGGTGAGCTCGTGGTGCTCGGCGGCCGTCCCGGCCGGGCCGGACAGGGCGGGCGAGACGAGGGCCGACCCCGTACGCTCCTCGATCCCGCGCACCAGCGCTTCGAGGTCCGCGCAGTACACGGACGGGTTGTCGAACTCGTTGGAGGAGCGGTAGCGGTGGGTGTAGAGCCCGCCGCCGCACGAACGTACGACGGGGCAACTGCGGCAGTCCTCGCTGACGCCCGCCAGACCGAGCTGGCGGGCCTGGACTCCCGGATGGGCTGCCACCTGGTCGAAGGAGTGGGTGAAGACGTCGAAGCCCGTGGCGGCTGCGCCCTCGTACGCGCTCTTGAGCGAATCGACCTGTTCCAGCTGCCCGTCCGTCTCCACGACGACGAGGTCGGTGGGGGCAAGCCCGAGCGATTCGGTGAGGCTCGGCCCGCCGCTCAGGGTGGACAGCACCGAGGAGAACAGCCGGACCGGCACCGGACGCCCCTGCTCC from the Streptomyces sp. NBC_01335 genome contains:
- the fxsBH gene encoding radical SAM/SPASM protein FxsBH, inactivated beta-hydroxylase extension form, whose protein sequence is MTGPPVPFREIVLKVHSRCDLACDHCYVYEHADQSWRTRPKTISDQVIQRTAQRLAEHAGTHALPSVSVILHGGEPLLAGPARLRRICEEFGSALAGVAELDLRIHTNGLQLSPRYLDLFAEFDVKVGISLDGDRAANDRHRRFADGRSSHPLVLKAVELLRQERYRHLNLGLLCTIDIANDPHAVLDALTELDPPLIDFLLPHATWDEPPPRPDGSPVAYADWLLAIFDRWQEQGRPVPVRLFSSVLSTLSGGPSLTESLGLAPTDLVVVETDGQLEQVDSLKSAYEGAAATGFDVFTHSFDQVAAHPGVQARQLGLAGVSEDCRSCPVVRSCGGGLYTHRYRSSNEFDNPSVYCADLEALVRGIEERTGSALVSPALSGPAGTAAEHHELTRTLLAGLHALLDGLGGEPWARAWETAGVLEESEAGAAGLDRVLAHPYARSWLQETVEGLHSDPDRAVAEASRLTSYVAAAALRAGLTDPVPVVHRGGGLFLPTLGELTLGGAGDHGTVLVRGVPEGFVVERGSGEELRVAFGEPGGGWRPVRRLAVAGLPGWAVDDLDPYRDCHAAPAADRLEPEVFEAFGEALAGAWARIEAVAPAMATAMAEAVTTVTPLTRGCRAERPRGHGALGVPVDADGPGTAVEMVRAHRRSELRALRDVTDLYAADGDWEYLSPWDGTALPFSRLLAETHERVGVGLFDPEFPAGVQEALDLLEEAPEATVHGKRLLDVIRKELSGAQGVSRNGDSGTIFDQEGK